Proteins encoded within one genomic window of Leptolyngbya sp. FACHB-261:
- a CDS encoding YsnF/AvaK domain-containing protein has translation MALGDYKRAVGIFPSYNQAERAVHDLRAAGFAMDDISIVARDSAQGQQIAGAEVTDIRDVGGKGKKGNKADKGATTGATTGGVLGGLTGLLVGIGALAIPGIGPVMTAGALGTALATTAAGAGIGAVAGGLVGALVGLGIPEKEARAYQDRVERGDYLVMVEGNRAEVEQAATILRNAGVQDLGVYDAPEGSYQVRNRRADVVTPLTATTTDRVTTDRATVIQPPIPPQPQINTPVGSNADVTLYEERLVADKTRVKTGEVAIGKHVETETTRVSVPVEKERVVIERVTPTDTRAVTPGEANFREGEVARVEVYEETPDIHKETILREEVRIKKEVEHETVEAQEQIRRERLDITTDGNPRVDGTPDKRR, from the coding sequence ATGGCTCTTGGTGATTACAAACGAGCGGTTGGTATTTTCCCCAGCTACAACCAAGCAGAGCGGGCTGTGCATGATCTTCGGGCTGCTGGCTTCGCCATGGACGATATTTCCATCGTTGCCCGCGACTCAGCTCAGGGTCAGCAGATTGCGGGCGCTGAAGTAACCGATATCCGCGATGTCGGTGGCAAGGGCAAAAAAGGCAATAAGGCTGACAAGGGTGCTACAACCGGCGCTACGACGGGTGGTGTCCTGGGTGGTCTAACTGGTTTGTTGGTGGGCATTGGTGCTCTGGCAATCCCAGGTATTGGTCCAGTCATGACCGCAGGGGCTCTAGGTACGGCATTGGCAACCACTGCTGCGGGTGCAGGTATTGGTGCGGTTGCCGGTGGCCTGGTAGGAGCTTTGGTTGGACTGGGTATTCCTGAAAAAGAAGCTCGTGCCTACCAAGACCGAGTCGAGCGTGGTGACTATCTAGTGATGGTCGAAGGTAACCGCGCCGAAGTAGAGCAAGCAGCGACAATTCTACGTAACGCTGGCGTCCAAGATTTGGGTGTATACGACGCGCCTGAAGGCAGCTACCAAGTGCGCAACCGCCGTGCAGATGTAGTTACGCCTTTGACAGCGACAACTACAGACCGGGTAACGACCGACCGGGCAACCGTCATTCAGCCGCCAATCCCGCCCCAACCCCAGATTAATACCCCAGTCGGCTCAAATGCAGACGTCACTCTGTACGAAGAGCGCCTGGTTGCTGACAAAACTCGGGTGAAGACTGGCGAAGTCGCAATTGGTAAGCACGTTGAGACTGAAACAACCCGAGTCTCAGTACCCGTCGAGAAGGAGCGGGTCGTGATTGAGCGGGTAACGCCCACAGACACGAGGGCTGTAACCCCCGGCGAAGCAAACTTCCGCGAAGGCGAAGTGGCTCGCGTAGAAGTCTACGAAGAGACACCTGACATCCACAAGGAAACAATCCTGCGTGAAGAAGTCAGGATCAAGAAGGAAGTTGAGCACGAAACCGTTGAGGCTCAAGAGCAGATCCGCCGCGAACGTCTAGACATCACGACTGACGGTAACCCCCGCGTGGATGGAACCCCCGACAAGCGTCGTTAA
- a CDS encoding PAS domain S-box protein: MNLKTCLRNLSAALNRLDEPDTLFQQLVDQLAQALSADCCTLWRLETEQFVLQYQAQLNGAVLEPWPEPSFSLSSWNEGYQHLRQQQILRVSINNRRRQNVQLLPPKLQCQGFLGIPIFAKNQLVGFLGLCKLHQPLACKPAQISCLRELAELTGVALSLTDLLRQAQTATPKPEPESEPKPAACDGLSGCLSMEQALRLSEARYRNIIEGQTELICRLGPDLRVTFGNEAYCRQHRKSTAEIIGQHLLTEVPEEEHQYLLDHFASLGRDKPIDISINRVISAQGKTRWYEWTDQAILDEQGNLIEFQCVGRDITEQRQAEEKLRISEARYRAIVEDQTELVCRFTPDGNLTFVNDAYCHYFNKSLEELIGIYFASFDPPAQLQEVKENIRNLTPEKPTSIIEEYFVTSTGEVRWQEWTDRALFNEQGHLVEIQSVGRDITKRKQAEQQLHQLNAELEQRVAERTAALQASEQQYRRMIETTIEGVWIIDAQNHTSFVNPQMAEMLGYSVDEMLGRSLFDFMDEAGQAIAVVNLEHHRQGIGERYDFKLQRKDGSELWTIVAANAIFDPAGQYAGALGMITDITDRKAAEAAIAKLNQELQHRVTELQALFDVIPVGIGIAEDPKCQQVRVNVTGAELLEISLEINSSCTPPLETPPSFRFFKQGRELQGEEGVLQQAITWGRKIRDEEVDLIKADGSVANLLFHAAPLLDEQGQIRGAVNAFIDITERKRAEEVLRTQALVLEHMAEGVAIIDHIENTIYFTNPAFDAMFGYERGELLGKKAPVLNPYPLDEDPEFMRELIENLNTFGFWTGEFSNCKKDGALFTTQSRMSLLEISGKQYRISVEEDITERKQIEEALRQSEQRFRQLAENSSELFWLSGIEPGSLLYVSPAYEKIWGRSLESVYEQPRSWLEAIHPDDREHVVSKFQQRANGEATDVEYRVVRPDGSACWIWHQSFPIYDETGQLYRFGGIGVDITERKRAQALEQANRELQQANASLSRLEKIKTELVATVSHEIRMPITNIYTGISVLKDLLPPISPEARKMLNLIESEARRQVQLVNSLLDFSKLDSGTYRWREDPVDLKTVLLQAVQSTAVLYESRHVQLHCSLPETIQVLGDAERLVQLVVNLLDNAAKFSSENRGVWLSLRREGKHGVVSVRDQGPGIPAQQQVAVFDLFSQVYHISGKRPQGIGLGLHLCRQIAQHHGGNLSVESRPGKGSTFKLTLPLLSEKPDT, encoded by the coding sequence ATGAACCTGAAAACCTGCCTTCGGAACCTTAGCGCTGCGCTCAATCGTCTAGACGAGCCAGACACTCTTTTCCAGCAACTAGTTGACCAATTGGCTCAGGCGCTCTCAGCAGACTGCTGTACTCTGTGGCGTTTGGAAACCGAACAGTTCGTGTTGCAGTACCAAGCTCAACTGAACGGAGCAGTTCTAGAACCCTGGCCAGAGCCATCCTTCTCACTCTCAAGCTGGAACGAGGGCTATCAACACCTGCGCCAGCAGCAAATCCTACGAGTGAGCATCAACAATCGCCGCAGGCAGAATGTCCAGCTTTTGCCCCCCAAGCTTCAGTGTCAGGGCTTTCTGGGCATTCCCATCTTTGCCAAAAACCAATTAGTCGGCTTTCTAGGACTTTGCAAACTCCACCAACCGCTAGCCTGCAAACCCGCTCAGATCTCTTGCCTACGAGAACTGGCCGAATTAACCGGCGTTGCCTTGAGTCTGACCGACCTATTGCGGCAAGCCCAGACTGCAACCCCAAAACCAGAACCAGAGTCAGAGCCAAAACCAGCAGCTTGTGATGGACTTAGCGGTTGTCTGTCAATGGAGCAAGCGCTACGGCTCAGTGAAGCCCGTTACCGCAACATCATCGAAGGCCAGACGGAATTAATTTGTCGGCTGGGACCAGACCTTAGAGTAACCTTCGGCAATGAGGCTTACTGTCGCCAGCACCGTAAGTCAACAGCAGAGATTATTGGTCAACACCTGTTGACTGAGGTTCCAGAAGAAGAGCATCAGTATTTGCTAGATCACTTTGCGTCTCTGGGCAGGGATAAGCCAATTGATATTTCGATCAATCGCGTCATTAGTGCCCAGGGCAAAACTCGCTGGTATGAGTGGACGGACCAAGCCATTCTCGATGAGCAAGGCAACTTAATTGAATTTCAATGCGTTGGTCGAGACATCACAGAGCAGAGACAGGCAGAAGAGAAACTACGCATTAGTGAAGCCCGTTACCGCGCTATTGTCGAAGACCAAACAGAACTGGTCTGTCGCTTTACACCCGATGGCAACCTCACGTTTGTCAACGATGCCTACTGTCACTATTTCAATAAAAGCCTTGAGGAACTTATTGGTATTTATTTTGCTTCCTTCGATCCACCGGCACAGCTTCAAGAAGTAAAAGAGAACATTCGCAATTTGACACCAGAGAAGCCAACATCAATTATCGAAGAGTATTTTGTAACCAGCACTGGCGAAGTTCGTTGGCAGGAATGGACGGACAGAGCGCTTTTCAACGAGCAAGGCCATTTAGTCGAGATTCAGTCGGTCGGACGAGACATCACCAAGCGCAAACAGGCCGAGCAACAACTGCATCAGCTCAACGCCGAGCTAGAGCAACGGGTGGCTGAACGGACCGCTGCATTGCAAGCGAGTGAACAGCAGTACCGTCGCATGATCGAAACCACAATCGAAGGGGTTTGGATTATTGATGCCCAAAATCACACCAGCTTTGTGAATCCTCAAATGGCCGAAATGCTGGGCTACAGCGTAGACGAAATGCTGGGCAGATCTCTATTCGACTTCATGGACGAAGCAGGCCAAGCTATTGCTGTTGTTAACCTGGAGCATCACCGTCAAGGCATTGGAGAACGGTACGATTTCAAGTTGCAACGTAAAGACGGCTCTGAGTTGTGGACGATTGTTGCTGCCAACGCAATTTTTGACCCGGCAGGGCAATACGCTGGCGCTTTGGGCATGATCACAGATATCACTGACCGCAAAGCAGCCGAAGCCGCGATTGCCAAGCTCAATCAGGAATTGCAGCATCGAGTCACTGAATTGCAAGCTTTATTCGACGTAATTCCAGTTGGCATTGGCATTGCCGAAGATCCCAAATGTCAACAGGTTCGAGTCAATGTTACAGGTGCAGAGCTATTAGAAATTTCTCTAGAAATCAACTCCTCCTGCACTCCCCCACTTGAGACACCGCCCTCCTTCAGGTTTTTTAAGCAAGGGCGGGAACTCCAGGGAGAAGAAGGCGTGTTGCAACAAGCCATCACTTGGGGACGCAAGATCCGGGACGAAGAAGTTGACCTAATCAAGGCAGATGGCAGCGTTGCTAACCTCCTGTTCCATGCGGCTCCCTTATTGGATGAACAAGGTCAAATCCGGGGAGCAGTCAACGCCTTTATAGACATCACCGAGCGCAAGCGAGCTGAAGAGGTGCTCAGAACCCAGGCTCTGGTGCTGGAGCATATGGCCGAAGGTGTCGCGATTATCGACCACATCGAAAACACCATCTACTTTACCAACCCAGCCTTTGATGCCATGTTCGGCTACGAACGCGGCGAACTACTCGGCAAAAAAGCACCAGTTCTCAACCCCTACCCTCTCGACGAAGACCCTGAGTTCATGAGGGAACTGATCGAGAATTTGAACACCTTTGGCTTTTGGACGGGGGAGTTCAGTAACTGCAAAAAGGACGGCGCTCTGTTTACTACTCAGTCCCGCATGAGCCTGTTGGAGATTTCGGGCAAGCAGTACCGCATCTCAGTTGAAGAGGATATTACTGAGCGCAAACAGATCGAGGAAGCACTCCGGCAGAGCGAGCAGAGATTCCGTCAGCTAGCCGAAAACAGCTCGGAGCTGTTTTGGTTATCAGGCATAGAACCTGGGTCCTTGTTGTATGTCAGCCCTGCCTACGAGAAAATCTGGGGCCGTTCTCTCGAGAGCGTCTATGAGCAGCCCCGGTCTTGGTTAGAGGCTATTCACCCTGACGACCGCGAGCATGTGGTTTCTAAATTTCAGCAACGGGCCAACGGCGAAGCAACTGATGTCGAGTATCGCGTTGTGCGTCCTGATGGTTCTGCTTGCTGGATTTGGCACCAGAGTTTCCCTATCTACGACGAAACAGGGCAGTTGTACCGTTTCGGAGGCATTGGTGTCGATATCACCGAGCGCAAGCGAGCCCAGGCTCTAGAGCAAGCCAACCGGGAATTGCAACAGGCCAATGCCAGTCTCAGCCGTTTAGAAAAAATTAAGACCGAGCTGGTTGCCACGGTCAGCCACGAAATTCGGATGCCGATCACGAATATCTACACCGGCATCTCTGTCCTCAAAGATCTGCTGCCGCCGATTAGCCCTGAGGCCAGAAAAATGCTGAATCTAATCGAAAGTGAAGCTCGGCGTCAGGTGCAGCTCGTCAATAGCCTGCTTGATTTTTCTAAGCTTGACTCCGGCACTTATCGCTGGCGAGAAGATCCAGTTGACCTCAAAACAGTCCTCTTGCAAGCAGTTCAATCAACTGCTGTTCTCTACGAAAGCCGCCACGTCCAACTGCACTGCTCCTTGCCTGAGACTATTCAGGTTCTAGGCGACGCCGAGCGTTTGGTGCAACTAGTGGTTAACTTGCTCGACAATGCAGCCAAGTTCAGCTCTGAAAATAGGGGAGTCTGGCTCAGCCTCAGACGCGAGGGTAAGCACGGTGTGGTCTCGGTTCGGGACCAAGGGCCTGGTATCCCTGCCCAGCAGCAGGTTGCCGTATTTGACCTGTTTAGCCAGGTTTACCATATCAGCGGCAAGCGCCCCCAAGGTATTGGCTTAGGCTTGCACTTGTGTCGTCAGATTGCTCAACATCACGGGGGTAATCTCAGTGTCGAATCTCGTCCAGGCAAGGGCAGCACCTTCAAACTCACCCTGCCTCTACTAAGTGAGAAGCCAGATACGTGA